The Anolis carolinensis isolate JA03-04 chromosome 2, rAnoCar3.1.pri, whole genome shotgun sequence genome contains the following window.
CTGCAGCCCAAAAAAGTCAGATTTCCAATCTCTGTTCTGTGGTCTTTGCAAAGCTGTGTTTTGAGAGATTGGGCTGGGTGTCCGCTGTCTCATCCTTGGCTTAGTTTTGAGCTGCAAGCTTCATGTTGTTCTCATAATTACCCCTTGTTCTATTGTTCCTCTCATTCAGtacagtaaaattaatgcaaacAATTCTGTTTAAGTGTTGTTTTCACACTATCTTCAATTACACTTGCATTCTCCGCCTGGAGGTAATTTTGTTCAAAGAGTATCTTGTGGTGTAGTACTGCCTTGTTTTTGGTGATGAGAACAAACTCTTGGCTCAGGGAATCTCCCAAAAACGTGGTTATTTTGGATGCTCTTTGGGAGATTATACTGAAGAGGAAAACCAATAGGCATCCATTCTCCCGCTGATATATTTCAAAACAGGATGATACAAACAATGGAAAGTCTGATGGCACCTATGAAATAGCTGATAATGTGTTCATAAAGATTAagaatcccttatctggaattctgaaatccaaaattgtctacatgggtggaTGAAATAGTGATACCTTTCCttcctggtggttcaatgtacagaaactttgtttcatgtacagaaTTATTAAAAGTGTTAGGcataacttataataataataataataataataataataataataataataataataataataataataataattttatttttatacccccccccatctccccgaagggactcggggcggcttacatggggccaagcccagtcatcaacaatataaaaacaagcaataaaacaagtcaaacaacaataaaacaagtcataaaaaatcacatacaaaacataatgataaaatcCTGGATAAGATCCAGAGGAAACTGGGCCAAAActtacctttaggctatgtgtatcaggtgtataagaaacataaatgaatattgTGTTTGaactgggtcccatctccaacatatctcattatatataaaTACCCAAATAGAGATGTTctaaaatcaacaacaacaaaaatcagaaatctaaaacatttctgATACCAAGCATTTGGCATAAGAGATCTTCAATCTGTAATGACAATCTGTTGACAATCTACAGCAAGTACAATAGGATCATGCTTTGTAATTGAATAGAAACTTGAAAAGACACAGAAAATTCCATTCTGTGAAAAAACAAAATCAGACAATTGCattttgggagcaggcctttttcTGAAACAGAAACACAATTTGCAATGCTTTTCTAAATTGAGAAGTTTCATTATTACACATATGATGTTCAGAAAATCATATAATTTTGGAAAATGCATACAAACATATCAGCATGTAGGAAAGCATCTATGCCTCAACATGATATCTCTGCAGAAGTATGGTGTGCAACTCAGCTACTGTCCAGGGAGAGATTGCCGGTTACTAGCCACCCTGAACTGAGTATAGCCACAAGAAGCTGAATATGGCACAGTACTCACTCATATCCCAGGGAAGACTGAAGTACAACAAAtgatgaaaaaagaagaaaatatgtgATTTCAAATCTATTAACAATAGCAAGATTGCttatagcaagaaattggaaaagggagataaatatacaaattgaagagtggtataaggaagcatggaaattggcaataaatgataagctgacacataagttaaaagagggataagGAAACAAAGTAATTTTGATGATGTCTGGGGAAAAATTATTGAAAGAGGAttcaaaaagaagaatggaaagtTACTTCCACAAGAGAAAATGACATTTTGGacagataaaatacaaaagaattgGCTCAGGGGGAGGGGAGCATGGGGGTGAGGGATAAAAAAGAGTGAAGCAACAGTGGGTACAAAATGTTTTATGAGAtgcattatatattgtattgaatattatgtgtctgctgtataacaaatgtgttcaactacagtagagtctcacttatccaagcctcgcttagccaagtttctggataatccaagccgtttttgtagtcaatgttttcaatatactgtgatattttggtgctaaattcgtaaatacagtaattacaacataacattactgcgtattgaactactttttctgtcaaatttgtggtaaaacatgatgttttggtgtttaatttgtaaaatcataatctaatttgatgtttaataggcttttccataatccctccttattatccaagatattcgcttatccaagcttctgacagcccgtttagcttggataagtgagactctactgtattttaaaatactgtaaataaaaatatattttaaaaagttcttaCCCTTTCAGAAGCCATGTTGATTCCCATTCAGCAAGCCTGGCCTTTCTTTCtgcttggtacagtagagtctcacttatccaagattcgcttatccaagcttctggattatccaagccatttttgtagtcaaagttttcaatatatcatgatattttggtgctaaatttgtaaatatagtaattacaacataacattactgcgtattgaactactttttctgtcaaatttgttgtataacatgatgttttggtgcttaatttgtaaaatcataacctaatttaatgtttaacaggcttttcctaaatccctccttattatccaagatattcgcttatccaagcttctgccggaccgtttagcttggataagtgagactctactgtacttttgtcTTTCCACTAGTTTTCCTAGAACAGACATTAAGGCAActaactgattattttatttcttcctagACATCGTTATAAAAAAATCAACCACTATACAGTTGTCTGGTACAAAATTGAAGTCAAAATTCACAATACATATTTTATTAGACTATGTCATCAAAGTATAACTCTTATTAGCATACCTTAGCATTGATTGTGCTGTTTTGGGCAGATGAAACATGTAATCTAGGAGACTGCATGATTCTCACAAACCAAGCAACCCATACATGCCTATCTACTTATTCATCCAAAGCaatggattaaggctcttgcacaaggtctggtggatgactggcatatatattcggcgttgcactgtgttaaatcttttatatattgtattttaatatgttatttaactattttaactgttttattattttattgtattatgatatactggtagtgatcctgccagttgtgtaagccgccctgagtccccgcggggagaagggcggggtagaaatatcggaaataaataaataaataaataagcaggagTACAAATCAATTAAactaaacagtattaaaaagctGCATGCCAGccagaagaaaaaagaacaaatatcagaataaataaatagtaataaaaaaGACAACAAACAACCAAAGCATACTTGCCTACGAGTCAACACCATAAAACCACTGAATGAACAATTTCCTAATCAGGAAACCAATCCGTAGCAGTCCATAAGATATTATGGACTGGAGTTCAGAGCAATACATGTGCACCTCCACAGAACATGGCTTTTTTTTGCTCCCTGTTTTAAATAACAGCTCCTCAGATCACACACTGGGACCTCTTAAATTTATGAACCATCCAGTGCCCTATAAGATGTTAAGAGTTGCTACTGGAAATATAATATAACAGCTTGTCAAAACAGTCAGTGAACACTATGCAATTAGCCAGGTCCTGGGATTACTCCCTCTGCTTTTACCCCACCCATTGCTACACATTTAGTAGACCAATTCTGCATATTGGACTTTTGTGTAATGTTATTAAGTATTCAAGTTAAAGTAGGTTACAATAGCTAGCTGAGAGAAAAATAGTTTGCCAACTCAGTTAAGCAAAGGACTTTAATTCTAAACGTATACCTTCCTTGCATTGATGAAATATACTGGATCTGTTAGTCTAATCTATTTAAATCACAttggattcaatgggtctactctagggGGGACCAATTTTAGATTTAACCCCTTTCCCCACTTCGTTGCTTCCATTCCCCCTTCTCCAACCATCACAAACAATTTTatgttccctttcttttctttttttaaaagactcaATTACCTTTTACAAAAAGTCCCTGTCTCCTTCAATTTGCTCAGGAAAACCTCTCTGATGAGAACCTTTTGGCATTTACATTACATTTTAAGCATGCattgagttttttaaaactgctttaaaTTTTTAATTAGGTCTTTGCCATTATTACAAAGATATTTATCATAATTTCtaaaatagaagaaataaaagATAATTCCTTACATTATACTATAACTGATTTTTGGTCCCACAAGATTTAATCAAGTGGCATGTTCCTCCTGCAGTCCAAATTTCAAGCAAATGTGTATTTTCAGAATCAGGCCTAACCTATCTAACATTTAAGACTGAGCCTAATTAGCTTTACTCATACAGGTAAGTGCTACTGGATTAAGGGGGATTTATTCCTAGTTCTATGTGCACAAAGTTATAATGTACAGGATTACTCCATTTTCAAAGTCAGTTAAATTAAACTGCAGAAGTAATTACATTTTAGTTAAGAAACACCTTCAGGAATAGAAGGTGGAGCCTTAGGCTTGAAACTtcttggttagtcccaactagagtaagcTCATTGAATCCACTGTTGAATGTTGAGTCAACCCATAGGTAGACTCCATTGATtccatgggtctactctagttgagactaacTTTAGGATGAGGTCTTATCTGGCTTAAACCTGATTGGTTAGCCAGACTAACTCCTTCAGGTGCATGTCTTTCCTTTGATGGATAATTAGAGGGGTGCAGCTCTCTTAATGACACCAGGAATTTATTTAAGAGATCAGAGCTGACTGCTTCCACTTTCTGGACTATTACCTGTCATGGGGCAGATGGTTTCTTGCCCTGACTAAACCCCATCATGAAGCTCTTGGGGAGGGTATTCTTTTGTCTCTGTTCTCTCAGGCTGCTGTTTTCTGGTGTTCTGTCTTCTCCTAGTCTTGGAGATGAAGATGACATTCAGCCATTGCtgatgtcagagatggaagcTTCCAAGGCGCCTCCAGAGTTGTTTCTTCCACCAGATGTAGAAAATGGCCGTGGTCCCCTGACTCCCCTTTTCAAGGTGTTGTCTGGCCACAGCCATCAGGCACTGGAGGACGGCACCCCAAGACCACTACCAGATGCCAGAGCCCTGAGATACATGAAGAGGCTATATAAAATGTTTGCTACcaaggaagggatccccaaaacCAACAAAAACCACATCTATAACACAGTCCGGCTCTTCACTCCACATGCTGAATGTAAGCACCTGCCTAAAGGCCAAGTAGAAGGTAAGTGAGATATTAAGGCTTGACTTTCTTTTCTCTACCTGTATATAGCTTCTGAAACTGATTTCAAATCTACAGTAGTAGAGGCTATACCCTTTAATGAAGATTCTTTCCCCAGTGATGTCCTTAAATGGGATCTTTTTATAACATGAGGTTTTCCAGTTCTGTAACTGATCTCTAAAATGTACACAGATATTCCAAAACAAGGAATAAATGGCACCAGAATAGTCTTATACTGGTGACATTTAAGTTGACCTCTTGGACGCTACTTTTATTTGATAAAAGTTCCATAGTGATAGTTACTCATGACTATCACAACTATGATTTGATTTTCAATATGTTTATATAGAAAGATCCATTGACCAATGGATTTACTGCCATATatatcttgattttttattttattatgtgatAACTATATTCTGCCACAAACTTAAGACTCCTGAGTCTTTTTGCCTTTGAGTCTAAGAAGAGAATTTAACAAATAGCTTTAGTGGCTCAACCTTATTTTATCAAGGAAAGGACAAGCCAAATGTTACTTTTCTTTAAGACCTCTCTATAGGTCTTAAAGAAATCAGATTATTAGATCAGAACCCCGTTAGTAATCCTTTTAGGATAAGTTACTATGTAGGGCAATATTATTGTAGGATTGTACTGAACTGACAAGGAAAATTTCTCAGGGATTCAACTCAGAATTGTTTGGGGCATATTTTGAAAATGATCTTAAATATTTGTTAACTAGTAAGAAAATAAGAGAACACATGCTTGTTTAATCCCAAAAGGTTTTGAGATGTTTTTTGAATTTTGGGAAATTCAAGATGGCTACCACTATAAAGATGGTCGCTTCCTTTCCTACTCACTCTGAGATGCCATTATAGTGGGGAATAGATAAATATTGATAGAAAATTATTCACATTTTTAAAGAGCTGTTTGGACAATTGTTACTTCAGTGAACAATAAACATACAGTATTAACTGTAAACATAAGCTCAACAAGAATAAAAAGGAATGTACATATATGCTTAGTTAACTTCTATGTAAAATGCAGTCTATAAAACTCAATATAATTAAAGTtgggggggaaaagaaaggaagaaactctTAAGTACAtgaaatccccaagttacaaacttggtttgttcttaagtagaatttgtatgtaagtcagaacaggtacattttgaagTGCAATTCCAGGcgaatatatagtagagtctcacttatccaacactcacttatccaatgttctggattatccaatgcatttttgtagtcaatgttttcaatacatcatgatattttggtgctaaattcgtaaatacagtaattactacctagcattactgcgtattgaactactttttctgtcaaatttgttgtataacatgacatttgggtgcttatttgtaaaatcataacctaatttgatgtttaaaaggcttttccttaatccctccttattatccaacatattcgcttatccaacgttctgccagcccgtttatgttggataagtgagagactactgtgtatgtgtatgtatatatatatatatatatatatatatatatatatatatatattctgctggaGTTATAtataaactttggatagcatagggaagggtctcATCCCCAAATTAcaagcatccaacttacaaataactcagtTATGAACCAGGTGAAAcccttccatatatatataaagtcCTTTGACATTTTTTTGATACTTATTGTCATAATCTGTGTAGTTCTAAAAGATTTGCCTCTCAGATTCACAACAGTCTGCAAATATGTCCCTTTAATTGCtattttcccccctcttttaCAGGAGACCTTCACTCTGTGGACCTGCTCTTCAACTTGGACTGCGTTACTTCTATGGAACACTTACTCAAGTCAGTCTTACTTTATTCAATTGATAAGTCTGTTTCTAAATCTTTGGCCATCATGTGCACAGGCAATCTTATTGTGAAAGAGCACGATGTGTCCAGTCAAGTGTGTCCCAATGTTCCACATGCAATGGCTTTCAGTCTATACTTTGAGCTTAGACGCAAGTGGGTTGAGATTGATGTGACCACTTTCCTTCGACCTCTGATAGCCTCCAACAAGAGAAAGATTCACATGGCTATGAATTTCACTTGTCTGAAAAATGACCCATCCCCTGGCTTTCATCAGGATTTCTTTAATATGGTGTTGGTATCACCTTCTCTTCTACTGTATCTCAATGACACCAGTGAGCAAGCATACCATGGGAGGAACTCCCTCAAGCAAAAAAGCAACAACTCTCTGGGGCTTAAGCTGAAGAAGATTCCCTCCACAGATCCCAATGAAAAGCCAGAAAAGGACTTCCAACAAAGCAAAAGAGCACTTCGTCAGCGGAGGGATGAAGGCGGGGCTAAGAAAAACACACCAGTTCCAATATATGATTTAAGTCAGTACTACGAGCAGTTCCTCTTTCATCAAAATGAATGTGAGCTTCACAACTTCTGGCTGAGATTCAGCCAACTGAAATGGGACAGATGGATAATTGCACCCCACAAATACAATCCTCGCTATTGCAAGGGTGAATGTCCAAGGGTTGTTGGGCATCGCTACGGCTCTGCTGTCCACACCATGGTGCAGAACATCATATATGAGAAATTGGACTCCTCTGTTCCCAGGCCTTCCTGCGTTCCTGCTGAGTACAGTCCTCTGAGTGTCCTGAAGGTAGAGCCTGATAGATCAATTGTCTACAAAGAATATGAAGATATGATAGCTACAAAATGTACATGTCGGTAAAGCAAACCAGATTTATTAAAGCTTGTATTTCAGTCTATATTTCTAGAGTTATCAAAAAGTAGCCTGCTGTTAGTTGCAATGTAAGACTTATGGAATGGCATGGCAGGCATttccatttcaatttgttttttgttaggACCTTCTAATTTGCAGAAGACTAAATGTGAGGTTGGGTGTAAGGAGGtttccttgttcttgttttcaaaatGGAAGAATATTCCATTAAATGTGTAAGATTTTTGTGGGGGTGGGGGAGCACTGTATTTCTCTGGATGCAAAACAAGGAGAATAAATACCTGTCCTTTCATGGCAATTTTGTG
Protein-coding sequences here:
- the gdf9 gene encoding growth/differentiation factor 9 isoform X4, with translation MKRLYKMFATKEGIPKTNKNHIYNTVRLFTPHAECKHLPKGQVEGDLHSVDLLFNLDCVTSMEHLLKSVLLYSIDKSVSKSLAIMCTGNLIVKEHDVSSQVCPNVPHAMAFSLYFELRRKWVEIDVTTFLRPLIASNKRKIHMAMNFTCLKNDPSPGFHQDFFNMVLVSPSLLLYLNDTSEQAYHGRNSLKQKSNNSLGLKLKKIPSTDPNEKPEKDFQQSKRALRQRRDEGGAKKNTPVPIYDLSQYYEQFLFHQNECELHNFWLRFSQLKWDRWIIAPHKYNPRYCKGECPRVVGHRYGSAVHTMVQNIIYEKLDSSVPRPSCVPAEYSPLSVLKVEPDRSIVYKEYEDMIATKCTCR
- the gdf9 gene encoding growth/differentiation factor 9 isoform X1, which produces MKLLGRVFFCLCSLRLLFSGVLSSPSLGDEDDIQPLLMSEMEASKAPPELFLPPDVENGRGPLTPLFKVLSGHSHQALEDGTPRPLPDARALRYMKRLYKMFATKEGIPKTNKNHIYNTVRLFTPHAECKHLPKGQVEGDLHSVDLLFNLDCVTSMEHLLKSVLLYSIDKSVSKSLAIMCTGNLIVKEHDVSSQVCPNVPHAMAFSLYFELRRKWVEIDVTTFLRPLIASNKRKIHMAMNFTCLKNDPSPGFHQDFFNMVLVSPSLLLYLNDTSEQAYHGRNSLKQKSNNSLGLKLKKIPSTDPNEKPEKDFQQSKRALRQRRDEGGAKKNTPVPIYDLSQYYEQFLFHQNECELHNFWLRFSQLKWDRWIIAPHKYNPRYCKGECPRVVGHRYGSAVHTMVQNIIYEKLDSSVPRPSCVPAEYSPLSVLKVEPDRSIVYKEYEDMIATKCTCR
- the gdf9 gene encoding growth/differentiation factor 9 isoform X3; this translates as MENNSKPLGDEDDIQPLLMSEMEASKAPPELFLPPDVENGRGPLTPLFKVLSGHSHQALEDGTPRPLPDARALRYMKRLYKMFATKEGIPKTNKNHIYNTVRLFTPHAECKHLPKGQVEGDLHSVDLLFNLDCVTSMEHLLKSVLLYSIDKSVSKSLAIMCTGNLIVKEHDVSSQVCPNVPHAMAFSLYFELRRKWVEIDVTTFLRPLIASNKRKIHMAMNFTCLKNDPSPGFHQDFFNMVLVSPSLLLYLNDTSEQAYHGRNSLKQKSNNSLGLKLKKIPSTDPNEKPEKDFQQSKRALRQRRDEGGAKKNTPVPIYDLSQYYEQFLFHQNECELHNFWLRFSQLKWDRWIIAPHKYNPRYCKGECPRVVGHRYGSAVHTMVQNIIYEKLDSSVPRPSCVPAEYSPLSVLKVEPDRSIVYKEYEDMIATKCTCR
- the gdf9 gene encoding growth/differentiation factor 9 isoform X2 codes for the protein MENNSKPLLFSGVLSSPSLGDEDDIQPLLMSEMEASKAPPELFLPPDVENGRGPLTPLFKVLSGHSHQALEDGTPRPLPDARALRYMKRLYKMFATKEGIPKTNKNHIYNTVRLFTPHAECKHLPKGQVEGDLHSVDLLFNLDCVTSMEHLLKSVLLYSIDKSVSKSLAIMCTGNLIVKEHDVSSQVCPNVPHAMAFSLYFELRRKWVEIDVTTFLRPLIASNKRKIHMAMNFTCLKNDPSPGFHQDFFNMVLVSPSLLLYLNDTSEQAYHGRNSLKQKSNNSLGLKLKKIPSTDPNEKPEKDFQQSKRALRQRRDEGGAKKNTPVPIYDLSQYYEQFLFHQNECELHNFWLRFSQLKWDRWIIAPHKYNPRYCKGECPRVVGHRYGSAVHTMVQNIIYEKLDSSVPRPSCVPAEYSPLSVLKVEPDRSIVYKEYEDMIATKCTCR